One region of Mus musculus strain C57BL/6J chromosome 15, GRCm38.p6 C57BL/6J genomic DNA includes:
- the Acr gene encoding acrosin isoform 3 (isoform 3 is encoded by transcript variant 3) has translation MVSLQIFTSHNSRRYHACGGSLLNSHWVLTAAHCFDNKKKVYDWRLVFGAQEIEYGRNKPVKEPQQERYVQKIVIHEKYNVVTEGNDIALLKITPPVTCGNFIGPCCLPHFKAGPPQIPHTCYVTGWGYIKEKAPRPSPVLMEARVDLIDLDLCNSTQWYNGRVTSTNVCAGYPEGKIDTCQGDSGGPLMCRDNVDSPFVVVGITSWGVGCARAKRPGVYTATWDYLDWIASKIGPNALHLIQPATPHPPTTRHPMVSFHPPSLRPPWYFQHLPSRPLYLRPLRPLLHRPSSTQTSSSLMPLLSPPTPAQPASFTIATQHMRHRTTLSFARRLQRLIEALKMRTYPMKHPSQYSGPRNYHYRFSTFEPLSNKPSEPFLHS, from the exons ATGGTCAGCTTACAGATCTTCACGTCCCATAACAGCCGCAGGTACCACGCCTGTGGAGGCAGCCTCCTGAACTCCCACTGGGTGCTCACAGCTGCCCACTGCTTCGATAACAAAAA AAAAGTCTATGACTGGAGACTGGTTTTCGGAGCACAAGAAATCGAATATGGAAGAAACAAGCCAGTGAAAGAGCCCCAGCAGGAGAGATATGTGCAGAAGATTGTCATCCATGAGAAATACAACGTAGTGACGGAGGGAAATGACATTGCGCTCTTGAAGATCACTCCTCCTGTTACATGTGGGAACTTCATTGGACCCTGCTGTCTACCTCATTTTAAGGCGGGTCCTCCCCAAATACCCCACACCTGCTACGTGACTGGGTGGGGATACATAAAAGAGAAGG CCCCCAGGCCATCACCTGTCCTGATGGAAGCACGTGTGGACCTCATTGACCTCGACCTGTGTAACTCAACCCAGTGGTACAATGGGCGTGTCACATCGACTAATGTGTGTGCAGGGTATCCTGAAGGCAAGATTGACACCTGCCAG GGGGACAGTGGTGGGCCTCTCATGTGCAGAGACAACGTCGACAGCCCCTTTGTGGTCGTGGGGATCACGAGCTGGGGGGTAGGCTGTGCCCGTGCTAAGCGTCCCGGAGTCTACACAGCCACCTGGGACTACCTGGACTGGATTGCTTCCAAGATCGGCCCTAACGCCTTGCACTTGATTCAGCCAGCCACCCCTCATCCGCCGACTACCCGCCATCCGATGGTCTCTTTTCACCCTCCTTCTCTTCGCCCTCCTTGGTATTTCCAACACCTGCCTTCTCGACCGCTTTACCTGCGACCACTACGGCCTCTGCTCCATCGGCCGTCTTCGACCCAAACCTCCTCATCACTCATGCCCCTCCTCTCGCCCCCAACCCCAGCCCAGCCTGCATCCTTTACCATTGCTACACAACACATGAGGCACCGCACAACGCTGTCTTTTGCTCGGCGTCTCCAGCGCCTCATAGAGGCCCTGAAGATGAGAACTTACCCTATGAAACATCCCTCCCAGTACAGTGGACCAAGGAACTACCACTACCGCTTCTCCACGTTTGAGCCCCTTTCCAACAAACCCAGCGAGCCCTTCCTCCATTCCTGA
- the Shank3 gene encoding SH3 and multiple ankyrin repeat domains protein 3 isoform X7 — MQDTVREGRGIPPPPQTAPPPPPAPYYFDSGPPPTFSPPPPPGRAYDTVRSSFKPGLEARLGAGAAGLYDPSTPLGPLPYPERQKRARSMIILQDSAPEVGDVPRPAPAATPPERPKRRPRPSGPDSPYANLGAFSASLFAPSKPQRRKSPLVKQLQVEDAQERAALAVGSPGPVGGSFAREPSPTHRGPRPGSLDYSSGEGLGLTFGGPSPGPVKERRLEERRRSTVFLSVGAIEGSPPSADLPSLQPSRSIDERLLGTGATTGRDLLLPSPVSALKPLVGGPSLGPSGSTFIHPLTGKPLDPSSPLALALAARERALASQTPSRSPTPVHSPDADRPGPLFVDVQTRDSERGPLASPAFSPRSPAWIPVPARREAEKPPREERKSPEDKKSMILSVLDTSLQRPAGLIVVHATSNGQEPSRLGAEEERPGTPELAPAPMQAAAVAEPMPSPRAQPPGSIPADPGPGQGSSEEEPELVFAVNLPPAQLSSSDEETREELARIGLVPPPEEFANGILLTTPPPGPGPLPTTVPSPASGKPSSELPPAPESAADSGVEEADTRSSSDPHLETTSTISTVSSMSTLSSESGELTDTHTSFADGHTFLLEKPPVPPKPKLKSPLGKGPVTFRDPLLKQSSDSELMAQQHHAASTGLASAAGPARPRYLFQRRSKLWGDPVESRGLPGPEDDKPTVISELSSRLQQLNKDTRSLGEEPVGGLGSLLDPAKKSPIAAARLFSSLGELSTISAQRSPGGPGGGASYSVRPSGRYPVARRAPSPVKPASLERVEGLGAGVGGAGRPFGLTPPTILKSSSLSIPHEPKEVRFVVRSVSARSRSPSPSPLPSPSPGSGPSAGPRRPFQQKPLQLWSKFDVGDWLESIHLGEHRDRFEDHEIEGAHLPALTKEDFVELGVTRVGHRMNIERALRQLDGS, encoded by the exons ATGCAGGACACAGTGCGTGAAGGTCGAGGCATTCCACCCCCGCCGCAGACCGCCCCGCCACCCCCACCCGCGCCCTACTACTTCGACTCCGGGCCACCCCCCACCTTCTCACCGCCGCCACCACCGGGCCGGGCCTATGACACTGTGCGCTCCAGCTTCAAACCAGGCCTGGAGGCTCGTCTGGGTGCGGGGGCCGCCGGCCTGTATGATCCGAGCACGCCTCTGGGCCCGCTGCCCTACCCTGAGCGTCAGAAGCGTGCGCGCTCCATGATCATACTGCAGGACTCTGCGCCAGAAGTGGGTGATGTCCCCCGGCCTGCGCCTGCCGCCACACCGCCTGAGCGCCCCAAGCGCCGGCCTCGGCCGTCAGGCCCTGATAGTCCCTATGCCAACCTGGGCGCCTTCAGTGCCAGCCTCTTCGCTCCGTCGAAACCACAGCGCCGCAAGAGCCCGCTGGTGAAGCAGCTTCAGGTGGAGGACGCTCAGGAGCGCGCGGCCCTGGCCGTGGGTAGCCCGGGACCAGTGGGCGGAAGCTTTGCACGAGAACCCTCTCCGACGCACCGCGGGCCCCGGCCAGGCAGCCTTGACTACAGCTCTGGAGAAGGCCTAGGCCTTACCTTCGGCGGCCCTAGCCCTGGCCCAGTCAAGGAGCGGCGCCTGGAGGAGCGACGCCGTTCCACTGTGTTCCTCTCTGTGGGTGCCATCGAGGGCAGCCCTCCCAGCGCGGATCTGCCATCCCTACAACCCTCCCGCTCCATTGATGAGCGCCTCCTGGGGACAGGCGCCACCACTGGCCGCGATTTGCTACTCCCCTCCCCTGTCTCTGCTCTGAAGCCATTGGTCGGTGGTCCCAGCCTTGGGCCCTCAGGCTCCACCTTCATCCACCCTCTCACTGGCAAACCCTTGGATCCTAGCTCACCCTTAGCTCTTGCTCTGGCTGCCCGGGAGCGGGCTCTGGCCTCGCAAACACCTTCCCGGTCCCCCACACCTGTGCACAGCCCCGATGCTGACCGCCCTGGACCCCTCTTTGTGGATGTGCAAACCCGAGACTCTGAGAGAGGACCGTTGGCTTCCCCAGCCTTCTCCCCTCGGAGTCCAGCGTGGATTCCAGTGCCTGCtcggagagaggcagagaagcccCCTCGGGAAGAGCGGAAGTCACCAGAGGACAAGAAGTCCATGATCCTCAGCGTCTTGGACACGTCCTTGCAACGGCCAGCTGGCCTCATTGTTGTGCATGCCACCAGCAATGGGCAGGAGCCCAGCAGGCTGGGGGCTGAAGAGGAGCGCCCCGGTACTCCGGAGCTGGCCCCAGCCCCCATGCAGGCAGCAGCTGTGGCAGAGCCCATGCCAAGCCCCCGGGCCCAGCCCCCTGGCAGCATCCCAGCAGATCCCGGGCCAGGTCAAGGCAGCTCAGAGGAGGAGCCAGAGCTGGTATTCGCTGTGAACCTGCCACCTGCTCAGCTGTCCTCCAGCGATGAGGAGACCAGAGAGGAGCTGGCCCGCATAGGGCTAgtgccaccccctgaagagtttGCCAATGGGATCCTGCTGACCACCCCGCCCCCAGGGCCGGGCCCCTTGCCCACCACGGTACCCAGCCCGGCCTCAGGGAAGCCCAGCAGCGAGCTGCCCCCTGCCCCTGAGTCTGCAGCTGACTCTGGAGTAGAGGAGGCTGACACTCGAAGCTCCAGTGACCCCCACCTGGAGACCACAAGCACCATTTCCACAGTGTCCAGCATGTCCACCCTGAGCTCGGAGAGTGGGGAACTCACGGACACCCACACCTCCTTTGCCGATGGACACACTTTTCTACTCGAGAAGCCACCAGTGCCTCCCAAGCCCAAGCTCAAGTCCCCGCTGGGGAAGGGGCCGGTGACCTTCAGGGACCCGCTGCTGAAGCAATCCTCGGACAGTGAGCTCATGGCCCAGCAGCACCATGCTGCCTCTACTGGGTTGGCTTCTGCTGCTGGGCCCGCCCGCCCTCGCTACCTCTTCCAGAGAAGGTCCAAGCTGTGGGGGGACCCCGTGGAGAGTCGGGGGCTCCCTGGGCCTGAAGATGACAAACCAACTGTGATCAGTGAGCTCAGCTCCCGTCTGCAGCAGCTGAATAAAGACACACGCTCCTTGGGGGAGGAACCAGTTGGTGGCCTGGGCAGCCTGCTGGACCCTGCTAAGAAGTCACCCATTGCAGCAGCTCG GCTCTTCAGCAGCCTCGGTGAGCTGAGCACCATCTCAGCGCAGCGCAGCCCGGGGGGCCCGGGCGGAGGGGCCTCCTACTCGGTGCGGCCCAGCGGCCGGTACCCCGTGGCGAGACGAGCCCCGAGCCCAGTGAAACCCGCATCGCTGGAGCGggtggaggggctgggggcgggcGTGGGAGGCGCGGGGCGGCCCTTCGGCCTCACGCCTCCCACCATCCTCAAGTCGTCCAGCCTCTCCATCCCGCACGAACCCAAGGAAGTGCGCTTCGTGGTGCGAAGTGTGAGTGCGCGCAGCCGCTCCCCCTCACCATCTCCGCTGCCCTCGCCTTCTCCCGGCTCTGGCCCCAGTGCCGGCCCGCGTCGGCCATTTCAACAGAAGCCCCTGCAGCTCTGGAGCAAGTTCGATGTGGGCGACTGGCTGGAGAGCATCCACTTAGGCGAGCACCGAGACCGCTTCGAGGACCATGAGATCGAAGGCGCACACCTGCCTGCGCTCACCAAGGAAGACTTCGTGGAGCTGGGCGTCACACGCGTTGGCCACCGCATGAACATCGAGCGTGCGCTCAGGCAGCTGGATGGCAGCTGA
- the Acr gene encoding acrosin isoform X1 gives MVEMLPTVAVLVLAVSVVAKDNTTCDFLVSPQWSLWVTIQAELTSSRRYHACGGSLLNSHWVLTAAHCFDNKKKVYDWRLVFGAQEIEYGRNKPVKEPQQERYVQKIVIHEKYNVVTEGNDIALLKITPPVTCGNFIGPCCLPHFKAGPPQIPHTCYVTGWGYIKEKAPRPSPVLMEARVDLIDLDLCNSTQWYNGRVTSTNVCAGYPEGKIDTCQGDSGGPLMCRDNVDSPFVVVGITSWGVGCARAKRPGVYTATWDYLDWIASKIGPNALHLIQPATPHPPTTRHPMVSFHPPSLRPPWYFQHLPSRPLYLRPLRPLLHRPSSTQTSSSLMPLLSPPTPAQPASFTIATQHMRHRTTLSFARRLQRLIEALKMRTYPMKHPSQYSGPRNYHYRFSTFEPLSNKPSEPFLHS, from the exons ATGGTAGAGATGCTGCCAACTGTCGCTGTGCTGGTCTTGGCAGTGTCCGTGGTTGCCAAGGATAACACCACGTGTGA TTTCCTGGTCTCTCCTCAGTGGTCCCTGTGGGTTACGATTCAGGCAGAACTCACAAGCAG CCGCAGGTACCACGCCTGTGGAGGCAGCCTCCTGAACTCCCACTGGGTGCTCACAGCTGCCCACTGCTTCGATAACAAAAA AAAAGTCTATGACTGGAGACTGGTTTTCGGAGCACAAGAAATCGAATATGGAAGAAACAAGCCAGTGAAAGAGCCCCAGCAGGAGAGATATGTGCAGAAGATTGTCATCCATGAGAAATACAACGTAGTGACGGAGGGAAATGACATTGCGCTCTTGAAGATCACTCCTCCTGTTACATGTGGGAACTTCATTGGACCCTGCTGTCTACCTCATTTTAAGGCGGGTCCTCCCCAAATACCCCACACCTGCTACGTGACTGGGTGGGGATACATAAAAGAGAAGG CCCCCAGGCCATCACCTGTCCTGATGGAAGCACGTGTGGACCTCATTGACCTCGACCTGTGTAACTCAACCCAGTGGTACAATGGGCGTGTCACATCGACTAATGTGTGTGCAGGGTATCCTGAAGGCAAGATTGACACCTGCCAG GGGGACAGTGGTGGGCCTCTCATGTGCAGAGACAACGTCGACAGCCCCTTTGTGGTCGTGGGGATCACGAGCTGGGGGGTAGGCTGTGCCCGTGCTAAGCGTCCCGGAGTCTACACAGCCACCTGGGACTACCTGGACTGGATTGCTTCCAAGATCGGCCCTAACGCCTTGCACTTGATTCAGCCAGCCACCCCTCATCCGCCGACTACCCGCCATCCGATGGTCTCTTTTCACCCTCCTTCTCTTCGCCCTCCTTGGTATTTCCAACACCTGCCTTCTCGACCGCTTTACCTGCGACCACTACGGCCTCTGCTCCATCGGCCGTCTTCGACCCAAACCTCCTCATCACTCATGCCCCTCCTCTCGCCCCCAACCCCAGCCCAGCCTGCATCCTTTACCATTGCTACACAACACATGAGGCACCGCACAACGCTGTCTTTTGCTCGGCGTCTCCAGCGCCTCATAGAGGCCCTGAAGATGAGAACTTACCCTATGAAACATCCCTCCCAGTACAGTGGACCAAGGAACTACCACTACCGCTTCTCCACGTTTGAGCCCCTTTCCAACAAACCCAGCGAGCCCTTCCTCCATTCCTGA
- the Acr gene encoding acrosin isoform X4, whose product MVSLQIFTSHNSRRYHACGGSLLNSHWVLTAAHCFDNKKKVYDWRLVFGAQEIEYGRNKPVKEPQQERYVQKIVIHEKYNVVTEGNDIALLKITPPVTCGNFIGPCCLPHFKAGPPQIPHTCYVTGWGYIKEKAPRPSPVLMEARVDLIDLDLCNSTQWYNGRVTSTNVCAGYPEGKIDTCQRQRRQPLCGRGDHELGGRLCPC is encoded by the exons ATGGTCAGCTTACAGATCTTCACGTCCCATAACAGCCGCAGGTACCACGCCTGTGGAGGCAGCCTCCTGAACTCCCACTGGGTGCTCACAGCTGCCCACTGCTTCGATAACAAAAA AAAAGTCTATGACTGGAGACTGGTTTTCGGAGCACAAGAAATCGAATATGGAAGAAACAAGCCAGTGAAAGAGCCCCAGCAGGAGAGATATGTGCAGAAGATTGTCATCCATGAGAAATACAACGTAGTGACGGAGGGAAATGACATTGCGCTCTTGAAGATCACTCCTCCTGTTACATGTGGGAACTTCATTGGACCCTGCTGTCTACCTCATTTTAAGGCGGGTCCTCCCCAAATACCCCACACCTGCTACGTGACTGGGTGGGGATACATAAAAGAGAAGG CCCCCAGGCCATCACCTGTCCTGATGGAAGCACGTGTGGACCTCATTGACCTCGACCTGTGTAACTCAACCCAGTGGTACAATGGGCGTGTCACATCGACTAATGTGTGTGCAGGGTATCCTGAAGGCAAGATTGACACCTGCCAG AGACAACGTCGACAGCCCCTTTGTGGTCGTGGGGATCACGAGCTGGGGGGTAGGCTGTGCCCGTGCTAA
- the Acr gene encoding acrosin isoform 2 precursor (isoform 2 precursor is encoded by transcript variant 2), translating into MVEMLPTVAVLVLAVSVVAKDNTTCDGPCGLRFRQNSQAGTRIVSGQSAQLGAWPWMVSLQIFTSHNSRRYHACGGSLLNSHWVLTAAHCFDNKKKVYDWRLVFGAQEIEYGRNKPVKEPQQERYVQKIVIHEKYNVVTEGNDIALLKITPPVTCGNFIGPCCLPHFKAGPPQIPHTCYVTGWGYIKEKAPRPSPVLMEARVDLIDLDLCNSTQWYNGRVTSTNVCAGYPEGKIDTCQWWASHVQRQRRQPLCGRGDHELGGRLCPC; encoded by the exons ATGGTAGAGATGCTGCCAACTGTCGCTGTGCTGGTCTTGGCAGTGTCCGTGGTTGCCAAGGATAACACCACGTGTGA TGGTCCCTGTGGGTTACGATTCAGGCAGAACTCACAAGCAGGTACCCGGATTGTCAGTGGGCAGAGTGCGCAGCTTGGGGCCTGGCCCTGGATGGTCAGCTTACAGATCTTCACGTCCCATAACAGCCGCAGGTACCACGCCTGTGGAGGCAGCCTCCTGAACTCCCACTGGGTGCTCACAGCTGCCCACTGCTTCGATAACAAAAA AAAAGTCTATGACTGGAGACTGGTTTTCGGAGCACAAGAAATCGAATATGGAAGAAACAAGCCAGTGAAAGAGCCCCAGCAGGAGAGATATGTGCAGAAGATTGTCATCCATGAGAAATACAACGTAGTGACGGAGGGAAATGACATTGCGCTCTTGAAGATCACTCCTCCTGTTACATGTGGGAACTTCATTGGACCCTGCTGTCTACCTCATTTTAAGGCGGGTCCTCCCCAAATACCCCACACCTGCTACGTGACTGGGTGGGGATACATAAAAGAGAAGG CCCCCAGGCCATCACCTGTCCTGATGGAAGCACGTGTGGACCTCATTGACCTCGACCTGTGTAACTCAACCCAGTGGTACAATGGGCGTGTCACATCGACTAATGTGTGTGCAGGGTATCCTGAAGGCAAGATTGACACCTGCCAG TGGTGGGCCTCTCATGTGCAGAGACAACGTCGACAGCCCCTTTGTGGTCGTGGGGATCACGAGCTGGGGGGTAGGCTGTGCCCGTGCTAA
- the Acr gene encoding acrosin isoform X3 has product MVEMLPTVAVLVLAVSVVAKDNTTCDGPCGLRFRQNSQAGTRIVSGQSAQLGAWPWMVSLQIFTSHNSRRYHACGGSLLNSHWVLTAAHCFDNKKKVYDWRLVFGAQEIEYGRNKPVKEPQQERYVQKIVIHEKYNVVTEGNDIALLKITPPVTCGNFIGPCCLPHFKAGPPQIPHTCYVTGWGYIKEKAPRPSPVLMEARVDLIDLDLCNSTQWYNGRVTSTNVCAGYPEGKIDTCQRQRRQPLCGRGDHELGGRLCPC; this is encoded by the exons ATGGTAGAGATGCTGCCAACTGTCGCTGTGCTGGTCTTGGCAGTGTCCGTGGTTGCCAAGGATAACACCACGTGTGA TGGTCCCTGTGGGTTACGATTCAGGCAGAACTCACAAGCAGGTACCCGGATTGTCAGTGGGCAGAGTGCGCAGCTTGGGGCCTGGCCCTGGATGGTCAGCTTACAGATCTTCACGTCCCATAACAGCCGCAGGTACCACGCCTGTGGAGGCAGCCTCCTGAACTCCCACTGGGTGCTCACAGCTGCCCACTGCTTCGATAACAAAAA AAAAGTCTATGACTGGAGACTGGTTTTCGGAGCACAAGAAATCGAATATGGAAGAAACAAGCCAGTGAAAGAGCCCCAGCAGGAGAGATATGTGCAGAAGATTGTCATCCATGAGAAATACAACGTAGTGACGGAGGGAAATGACATTGCGCTCTTGAAGATCACTCCTCCTGTTACATGTGGGAACTTCATTGGACCCTGCTGTCTACCTCATTTTAAGGCGGGTCCTCCCCAAATACCCCACACCTGCTACGTGACTGGGTGGGGATACATAAAAGAGAAGG CCCCCAGGCCATCACCTGTCCTGATGGAAGCACGTGTGGACCTCATTGACCTCGACCTGTGTAACTCAACCCAGTGGTACAATGGGCGTGTCACATCGACTAATGTGTGTGCAGGGTATCCTGAAGGCAAGATTGACACCTGCCAG AGACAACGTCGACAGCCCCTTTGTGGTCGTGGGGATCACGAGCTGGGGGGTAGGCTGTGCCCGTGCTAA
- the Acr gene encoding acrosin isoform 4 precursor (isoform 4 precursor is encoded by transcript variant 5) — protein MVEMLPTVAVLVLAVSVVAKDNTTCDRRYHACGGSLLNSHWVLTAAHCFDNKKKVYDWRLVFGAQEIEYGRNKPVKEPQQERYVQKIVIHEKYNVVTEGNDIALLKITPPVTCGNFIGPCCLPHFKAGPPQIPHTCYVTGWGYIKEKAPRPSPVLMEARVDLIDLDLCNSTQWYNGRVTSTNVCAGYPEGKIDTCQGDSGGPLMCRDNVDSPFVVVGITSWGVGCARAKRPGVYTATWDYLDWIASKIGPNALHLIQPATPHPPTTRHPMVSFHPPSLRPPWYFQHLPSRPLYLRPLRPLLHRPSSTQTSSSLMPLLSPPTPAQPASFTIATQHMRHRTTLSFARRLQRLIEALKMRTYPMKHPSQYSGPRNYHYRFSTFEPLSNKPSEPFLHS, from the exons ATGGTAGAGATGCTGCCAACTGTCGCTGTGCTGGTCTTGGCAGTGTCCGTGGTTGCCAAGGATAACACCACGTGTGA CCGCAGGTACCACGCCTGTGGAGGCAGCCTCCTGAACTCCCACTGGGTGCTCACAGCTGCCCACTGCTTCGATAACAAAAA AAAAGTCTATGACTGGAGACTGGTTTTCGGAGCACAAGAAATCGAATATGGAAGAAACAAGCCAGTGAAAGAGCCCCAGCAGGAGAGATATGTGCAGAAGATTGTCATCCATGAGAAATACAACGTAGTGACGGAGGGAAATGACATTGCGCTCTTGAAGATCACTCCTCCTGTTACATGTGGGAACTTCATTGGACCCTGCTGTCTACCTCATTTTAAGGCGGGTCCTCCCCAAATACCCCACACCTGCTACGTGACTGGGTGGGGATACATAAAAGAGAAGG CCCCCAGGCCATCACCTGTCCTGATGGAAGCACGTGTGGACCTCATTGACCTCGACCTGTGTAACTCAACCCAGTGGTACAATGGGCGTGTCACATCGACTAATGTGTGTGCAGGGTATCCTGAAGGCAAGATTGACACCTGCCAG GGGGACAGTGGTGGGCCTCTCATGTGCAGAGACAACGTCGACAGCCCCTTTGTGGTCGTGGGGATCACGAGCTGGGGGGTAGGCTGTGCCCGTGCTAAGCGTCCCGGAGTCTACACAGCCACCTGGGACTACCTGGACTGGATTGCTTCCAAGATCGGCCCTAACGCCTTGCACTTGATTCAGCCAGCCACCCCTCATCCGCCGACTACCCGCCATCCGATGGTCTCTTTTCACCCTCCTTCTCTTCGCCCTCCTTGGTATTTCCAACACCTGCCTTCTCGACCGCTTTACCTGCGACCACTACGGCCTCTGCTCCATCGGCCGTCTTCGACCCAAACCTCCTCATCACTCATGCCCCTCCTCTCGCCCCCAACCCCAGCCCAGCCTGCATCCTTTACCATTGCTACACAACACATGAGGCACCGCACAACGCTGTCTTTTGCTCGGCGTCTCCAGCGCCTCATAGAGGCCCTGAAGATGAGAACTTACCCTATGAAACATCCCTCCCAGTACAGTGGACCAAGGAACTACCACTACCGCTTCTCCACGTTTGAGCCCCTTTCCAACAAACCCAGCGAGCCCTTCCTCCATTCCTGA
- the Acr gene encoding acrosin isoform 1 precursor (isoform 1 precursor is encoded by transcript variant 1) codes for MVEMLPTVAVLVLAVSVVAKDNTTCDGPCGLRFRQNSQAGTRIVSGQSAQLGAWPWMVSLQIFTSHNSRRYHACGGSLLNSHWVLTAAHCFDNKKKVYDWRLVFGAQEIEYGRNKPVKEPQQERYVQKIVIHEKYNVVTEGNDIALLKITPPVTCGNFIGPCCLPHFKAGPPQIPHTCYVTGWGYIKEKAPRPSPVLMEARVDLIDLDLCNSTQWYNGRVTSTNVCAGYPEGKIDTCQGDSGGPLMCRDNVDSPFVVVGITSWGVGCARAKRPGVYTATWDYLDWIASKIGPNALHLIQPATPHPPTTRHPMVSFHPPSLRPPWYFQHLPSRPLYLRPLRPLLHRPSSTQTSSSLMPLLSPPTPAQPASFTIATQHMRHRTTLSFARRLQRLIEALKMRTYPMKHPSQYSGPRNYHYRFSTFEPLSNKPSEPFLHS; via the exons ATGGTAGAGATGCTGCCAACTGTCGCTGTGCTGGTCTTGGCAGTGTCCGTGGTTGCCAAGGATAACACCACGTGTGA TGGTCCCTGTGGGTTACGATTCAGGCAGAACTCACAAGCAGGTACCCGGATTGTCAGTGGGCAGAGTGCGCAGCTTGGGGCCTGGCCCTGGATGGTCAGCTTACAGATCTTCACGTCCCATAACAGCCGCAGGTACCACGCCTGTGGAGGCAGCCTCCTGAACTCCCACTGGGTGCTCACAGCTGCCCACTGCTTCGATAACAAAAA AAAAGTCTATGACTGGAGACTGGTTTTCGGAGCACAAGAAATCGAATATGGAAGAAACAAGCCAGTGAAAGAGCCCCAGCAGGAGAGATATGTGCAGAAGATTGTCATCCATGAGAAATACAACGTAGTGACGGAGGGAAATGACATTGCGCTCTTGAAGATCACTCCTCCTGTTACATGTGGGAACTTCATTGGACCCTGCTGTCTACCTCATTTTAAGGCGGGTCCTCCCCAAATACCCCACACCTGCTACGTGACTGGGTGGGGATACATAAAAGAGAAGG CCCCCAGGCCATCACCTGTCCTGATGGAAGCACGTGTGGACCTCATTGACCTCGACCTGTGTAACTCAACCCAGTGGTACAATGGGCGTGTCACATCGACTAATGTGTGTGCAGGGTATCCTGAAGGCAAGATTGACACCTGCCAG GGGGACAGTGGTGGGCCTCTCATGTGCAGAGACAACGTCGACAGCCCCTTTGTGGTCGTGGGGATCACGAGCTGGGGGGTAGGCTGTGCCCGTGCTAAGCGTCCCGGAGTCTACACAGCCACCTGGGACTACCTGGACTGGATTGCTTCCAAGATCGGCCCTAACGCCTTGCACTTGATTCAGCCAGCCACCCCTCATCCGCCGACTACCCGCCATCCGATGGTCTCTTTTCACCCTCCTTCTCTTCGCCCTCCTTGGTATTTCCAACACCTGCCTTCTCGACCGCTTTACCTGCGACCACTACGGCCTCTGCTCCATCGGCCGTCTTCGACCCAAACCTCCTCATCACTCATGCCCCTCCTCTCGCCCCCAACCCCAGCCCAGCCTGCATCCTTTACCATTGCTACACAACACATGAGGCACCGCACAACGCTGTCTTTTGCTCGGCGTCTCCAGCGCCTCATAGAGGCCCTGAAGATGAGAACTTACCCTATGAAACATCCCTCCCAGTACAGTGGACCAAGGAACTACCACTACCGCTTCTCCACGTTTGAGCCCCTTTCCAACAAACCCAGCGAGCCCTTCCTCCATTCCTGA